From one Marinobacter sp. LV10MA510-1 genomic stretch:
- a CDS encoding LysR substrate-binding domain-containing protein, which produces MAKNPIIIEVLETLDAIDRRGSFAKAAEELNKATSAVSYAVQKLEEQLGIALFQRQGRRSVLTSAGKLILVEGREILQTTARLANKAKEVATGWEPRISIAIESMQSYPAFFGVLDEFLKAHSTIEIDVCESVLNGGWEALEQGRVDLIVGSPGPVPLQKGYRAIPLACADLVPVVASRHELASIATNPDALQRRLPEVRRVITHDTSVSDITRSAGLSSDGKHFYVQNIDQKVEAIRAGIGVGHLPRLRIQNQLNNGELVELTLNKVSVFEYYLAWKISDKGKGLQLLTQELTAVFGEALISN; this is translated from the coding sequence ATGGCAAAAAACCCAATTATAATAGAGGTTCTGGAAACACTGGATGCCATAGACCGGCGTGGAAGTTTCGCGAAAGCGGCTGAAGAGCTGAACAAAGCGACGTCGGCCGTTTCCTATGCGGTGCAAAAGCTGGAAGAGCAGCTGGGTATTGCGCTATTCCAGCGGCAGGGGCGCCGTTCGGTGTTAACGTCAGCCGGAAAATTGATATTGGTCGAGGGTAGGGAGATACTTCAAACCACCGCACGACTGGCGAATAAGGCAAAGGAAGTGGCCACGGGCTGGGAGCCGCGCATTAGCATCGCCATAGAGTCAATGCAGTCTTACCCAGCCTTTTTTGGCGTGCTGGATGAATTTCTCAAGGCGCATTCCACGATTGAAATCGATGTCTGTGAGTCAGTACTGAATGGCGGGTGGGAGGCTTTAGAGCAAGGTCGGGTCGATTTAATTGTCGGGTCGCCCGGGCCGGTCCCGCTGCAAAAAGGCTACCGGGCAATACCATTGGCCTGTGCCGATCTGGTGCCGGTTGTTGCTTCCCGCCATGAACTGGCGAGTATAGCGACCAACCCTGACGCTTTGCAGAGGCGCCTGCCGGAAGTTCGGAGAGTAATCACGCATGATACGTCTGTCAGTGATATTACCCGAAGCGCAGGTTTAAGCAGCGACGGGAAACATTTCTACGTGCAAAACATAGATCAAAAAGTTGAGGCGATCCGTGCAGGAATAGGCGTAGGCCACTTACCGCGACTACGTATTCAAAATCAACTCAACAATGGCGAACTTGTAGAGCTGACGTTAAACAAGGTCTCTGTTTTCGAGTATTATCTAGCGTGGAAAATCAGTGATAAAGGCAAGGGGTTGCAACTGTTAACTCAAGAATTGACGGCCGTATTTGGTGAAGCGTTAATATCAAACTAA
- a CDS encoding glutathione S-transferase family protein codes for MGLLQKGKWVDQWYDTGNSGGEFRRQDSRFRSWLTPDGNAGPNGEPGFKAEKGRYHLYVSLACPWAHRALIFRQIKQLQDYIDVTVVDPVMLENGWEMNDPLYGLDFLYQLYLKADSSYEGRVTVPVLWDKQTQTIVSNESSEIIRMLNTAFNALTGNTIDYYPDTLHERINALNDRVYDTINNGVYRAGFATTQEAYEKAYHSLFDSLDWVEGLLDRQRYLGGGQLTEADWRLFTTLIRFDAVYFGHFKTNRQLLADYPAISGYVRELYQIPGVSDTVSFEHIKTHYYASHLMINPTGIIPVGPAQDFTAAHGREGIGENS; via the coding sequence ATGGGCTTATTACAAAAGGGTAAATGGGTTGACCAGTGGTACGACACCGGCAATAGCGGTGGTGAGTTTCGCCGTCAGGACAGTCGCTTCAGAAGTTGGCTGACACCCGATGGCAACGCCGGCCCAAACGGGGAGCCCGGCTTCAAGGCAGAGAAAGGCCGCTACCATTTGTATGTGTCACTGGCTTGCCCCTGGGCACACCGCGCACTGATTTTTCGCCAAATAAAGCAGTTGCAGGATTATATTGATGTCACCGTGGTCGACCCGGTGATGCTTGAAAATGGCTGGGAAATGAACGACCCACTTTACGGTCTGGACTTTCTGTATCAACTGTATTTAAAGGCGGATTCCAGCTATGAGGGCCGCGTTACCGTGCCGGTCTTGTGGGACAAGCAAACACAGACCATCGTCAGCAATGAGTCCTCAGAGATTATCCGTATGCTCAATACGGCGTTTAATGCTTTAACGGGCAACACCATAGATTACTACCCTGATACGTTACACGAGCGGATCAATGCCCTGAATGACCGTGTCTACGACACCATCAACAATGGCGTCTATCGAGCCGGTTTCGCCACCACCCAAGAGGCCTATGAAAAGGCTTACCATAGCCTGTTCGATTCGTTGGACTGGGTCGAGGGTTTGTTAGACCGGCAGCGTTATCTGGGGGGCGGCCAGTTGACGGAAGCCGATTGGCGTTTGTTTACCACCTTGATTCGTTTCGATGCCGTGTATTTTGGTCACTTTAAAACCAACCGTCAGTTACTGGCCGATTATCCAGCCATCAGTGGTTATGTGCGCGAGCTATATCAGATACCTGGGGTGTCTGACACCGTCAGCTTTGAGCATATCAAAACCCATTATTATGCGAGCCATTTGATGATTAACCCCACGGGAATTATCCCCGTGGGTCCAGCACAGGATTTTACCGCCGCCCATGGCCGAGAAGGGATTGGGGAAAACTCATGA